The Deltaproteobacteria bacterium PRO3 genomic sequence GATCGGCTACCTGACCGAGGCGATGATCGAGACCGGCGAGCGCATCGATTGGGGCCTGCCGCTGGTCTTGGACAAGCACTGCATCGGCGGCATCCCCGGCAACCGCACGACGATGATCATCGTGCCCATCGTCGCGGCCTTCGGCCTGCCCATCCCCAAGACCTCGTCGCGGGCCATCACCTCGCCGTCGGGCACCGCCGACACGATGGAGGCGGTCGCCAACGTGCGTCTCGGCTTGGACGAGATGCGCGCGGTGGTCGCCGCCGAGGGCGCCTGCATCGCCTGGGGCGGCTCGGTGGCCCTGGCCCCCGCGGACGATATCCTGATCAGCGTCGAGCGGCCGCTCAACCTCGACTCGGAGGGGCAGATGATCGCCTCCATCCTTTCGAAGAAGCGGGCCGCCGGCTCCACGCACCTGCTGCTCGACATCCCGATCGGACCCACCGCCAAGGTGCATTCGACCGAGGAGGCAGAGCGCTTGAAAAAGCGCTTCGAGCGGATCGGCGCGCGGGTCGGCCTGCAGATGCGCGTCGTCTTCACCGACGGCCTCCAACCCGTCGGGCGCGGCATCGGCCCCGCCCTCGAGGCCCTCGACGTGCTGCAAGTCTTGCAAAGGAAGCCCGGACACCCCGAAGACCTAAGGGAAAAATCTCTCTCCCTGGCCGGGGAGCTGCTCGAGTTCAGCGGCAAGGTCGCGGCTGGCGAGGGCCTGGACCGGGCCCGGGAGATCCTGGACAGCGGCCAGGCCTGGGAAAAATTCCAGGGCATCGCGCGGCGCCAGGGCGGCCTGAAAGAGCCCCGGCCGGCCCGCCACTCCGCGCCGGTCTTGAGTCCCACGGCCGGACGCGTCGGCGCCATCCACAACCAGAAGATCGCGCGGACGGCGAAGCTGGCCGGCGCCCCGCAAGATCCCGGAGCGGGGGTGTTATTGGAAAAGAAGCTCGGCGACGCCGTCGCCTCCGGCGAGGTCCTGTTCCGCGTCTTCGCCGAGACCGAGGAGGAGCTGCGCTTCGCCCTGCAATACGTCGCCGCCAACCCCGACTTGATCGCCATCGGAGGCTGATTCCCATGTTTCGCGGCGTCACCCGCAACGTCTACCTGCTCGGCCTGCTCAGCCTGTTCAACGACTTCAGCGCGGACATGGTGACGCCGCTCCTGCCGGCCTACCTGGCCACCCTGGGACTGGGCGCGGGTTTTTTGGGGATCATGGAGGGAGTCGCCAACGCCCTCTCCCACATCACCGCCCTGCTCTCCGGCTGGGTGGACGACCGGAAGCACCGCAGCAAGCGCATCGCGGTGGGCGGCTACGCCCTCTGCGCCTTCGTGCGGCCCCTGATCGCGATCCCCATCCCAGCGGTGATCCTTGCGGTGCGCTTCCTCGACCGGATCGGCAAGGGGATCCGCACCGCGCCGCGCGACCGCCTGCTCACCGACTCCCTTGATAAAAAGCACTGGGGCAAGGCCTTCGGGATCCAGCGGGCCCTCGACCACACCGGCGCCCTGCTCGGACCTCCCTTGGCCGCCTTGCTGCTGGGATACTACGGCCTATCCTACTCTCAGCTCTTTCTGATCGCCGCCGTCCCCGCCGTCTTGTCCATCCTGATCGTGCCGCTGTGGATCAAGGAAAGGCAGGCGCAGGAGCCGGAAAATCGGCCTCGCCTGACCTGGAAAAATCTGCCCTCCCCGCTGAAGCGCTACATCCTGATCATCTTCCTGGTGGCCTTCAGCACGCCCAGCGAGCTCTTCCTCATCATGAAGCTGCAGAGCCTGGGCCTACCCGCCTACCAGCAGCCCTTGGCTTGGGGCCTGCTGACGCTCTGCACTCTGCTCGCCGCCTTCCTGGGCGGCGTCCTCGCCGACCGCTGGAGCCAGCGCCGCACGATCGCGGTGGGCTGGGCGCTTTTTTCAGGGGTCTTCTTCGCCTTCGCCTTCAACGGACACCTGACCTGGTCCTGGGTTTTGATCGGGATCTACGGCTTTCAGGCGGGCCTGGTCGAGGCCTCGGAGCGGGCCTATCCCGCCAGCGTGGTGCCCGCCGAGATCCGCGCCACCGCGATGGGCTGGTATTACTTCGCCTACGGATTGGGGCTATTGCCGGCCTCGGTGCTGTTCGGTTTCCTGTGGTCGCATTTTTCGCCGAAGGTCGCCTTCGCCAGCTATGGGGCCATGACCCTCTTGGTCATCCCCCTGCTGGCCCTGCTGCCGACCCACCGCGACGGAGGGGAAAAAGGCCGGCGCCCCTACCAGGCGGCGCTGCGATAAAATTTGCTTTAAGCTTAGGAACAATGATAACGATTCTTCGAAAGCCTTTCGAAACAAAGGAGCTTCCTGTGCGCACTCTCCTCACGGTCCTTGCCCTTGCCACTTTCTTATGGAGCGTCGGTCCCGAAGCCGGGGCGACGCAGCCCTTGGCCCACCCGCCGGCGACGCGTTCCACCATCGGCCTCAAGCAGTACATGGCGAAGTTCGGCAGCATGCTGGCAGGTCTCGAAATCATCCAATTGAAAGAGAAGAAGCCGGACTGGCCCGCGATCGATATCTCGGTCAAGGAGTTGAGTGAGACCCTCGCGGAGATGCAGAAGGCCGACAAGGACAACGCCTATAAAGAATTCACCGATGTCTTGGCCGCGGGGATGGTCGAATTGAAAGACAAGGCCGCCAAGCGCGACAAGAGCTTCTTCCGCTCGCTCGACAAGATCAGCGAGTCCTGCTTCAAGTGCCACGCCGCCCACCGGCCGGGGGATTATCTGATCCCCGAGAAGGGCGACGATAAGCTGTCGAAAGAAACCGGAAAATAAATGGTAGGGGCGAACACAAGGTTCGCCCCTACAACTATCGATTGATCGCAATCCGGCCGGAGAACCCGTCGTGGTAGCCGTGGAAGTATTGGATGCGGTCGTCGCCGAAGCGCC encodes the following:
- a CDS encoding thymidine phosphorylase family protein, which produces MPELILRQVGIDTYQENIAYLPMGCDICRSQGFGALSKIEVHYGGRSILATLNMTENGLVTGGEIGLSHAAFRRLGAPEGARVSLSHPNPLLSFDFVRHKLEGGHLDKSQFLAILSDIVAYRYSNIELTAFVIACYQQTLTEPEIGYLTEAMIETGERIDWGLPLVLDKHCIGGIPGNRTTMIIVPIVAAFGLPIPKTSSRAITSPSGTADTMEAVANVRLGLDEMRAVVAAEGACIAWGGSVALAPADDILISVERPLNLDSEGQMIASILSKKRAAGSTHLLLDIPIGPTAKVHSTEEAERLKKRFERIGARVGLQMRVVFTDGLQPVGRGIGPALEALDVLQVLQRKPGHPEDLREKSLSLAGELLEFSGKVAAGEGLDRAREILDSGQAWEKFQGIARRQGGLKEPRPARHSAPVLSPTAGRVGAIHNQKIARTAKLAGAPQDPGAGVLLEKKLGDAVASGEVLFRVFAETEEELRFALQYVAANPDLIAIGG
- a CDS encoding MFS transporter, which produces MFRGVTRNVYLLGLLSLFNDFSADMVTPLLPAYLATLGLGAGFLGIMEGVANALSHITALLSGWVDDRKHRSKRIAVGGYALCAFVRPLIAIPIPAVILAVRFLDRIGKGIRTAPRDRLLTDSLDKKHWGKAFGIQRALDHTGALLGPPLAALLLGYYGLSYSQLFLIAAVPAVLSILIVPLWIKERQAQEPENRPRLTWKNLPSPLKRYILIIFLVAFSTPSELFLIMKLQSLGLPAYQQPLAWGLLTLCTLLAAFLGGVLADRWSQRRTIAVGWALFSGVFFAFAFNGHLTWSWVLIGIYGFQAGLVEASERAYPASVVPAEIRATAMGWYYFAYGLGLLPASVLFGFLWSHFSPKVAFASYGAMTLLVIPLLALLPTHRDGGEKGRRPYQAALR